In the genome of Juglans microcarpa x Juglans regia isolate MS1-56 chromosome 6S, Jm3101_v1.0, whole genome shotgun sequence, the window TCAGAAAGTATGTGTCCTACTGATCTCCACTGTCTTCTTTGTTGAGTTAGTTTCATTATCAAATCCTGTTTTTATTTCAGCTTCTTCCCAAGAAGCTACGGCTCTTCTCCAATGGAAAGATAGCCTTCAAAACGAAAGCCAATCTAACTTATCTTCATGGATTTCACCTCAAAATAGTCCCAACAATTCTTCTCCCAATATAAACCAAACATCAAATCCATGCATGTGGTTTGGTATTTCTTGCAACCCTGGTGGAAGTGTCATCAAACTGGAACTGAACAATTCTGGATTGGAAGGTACGcttcatggattttctttttcctctttcccAAATCTTTCATATATTGATCTCAGTGGCAACAATCTCTTTGATAGCATTCCATCTCAAATTAGCTACCTGTCCAAACTCATCTATCTTGATTTGTCCTCTAACCAGTTGTCAGGGAAAATCCCTCCAGAAATTGGTTTGTTGACTGATCTTGAGGTTCTCAGCCTTGGTGATAATCACTTAAATGGCTCAATTCTTGAAGACATAGGCCACCTAAAGTCTTTATCCGagctctctcttttctcaaacAGTTTGGATGGTTTCATTCCTGTTTCTTTAAGTAATTTGAGCAACCTGGAGTATTTGCACCTATACAACAATGAACTCTCTGGTTTCATTCCTCCAGAGATAGGAAATCTCTCCAATTTGGTTGAGTTGTTCTTTGATTCCAATATCCTGACAGGTCTGATCCCTCCAACTTTTGGGAACTTAAAAAGGCTAACCACGTTGTTTTTGTACAATAATTCACTTTCTGGACCCATCCCTTCAGAATTAGGGAATATGGGGTCCCTTGTCCAGTTAAGCCTCCAAACAAACCATCTTAATGGTTCAATTCCCCCATCATTAGGAGATCTGGGAAATCTCACTCTTCTTCATCTCTACTTTAATAACCTCTCTGGCACCATTCCTGACGCGTTAGGAAACTTGAAGCGTATCCAGAATCTACAATTGAGCAGGAACCAACTGCATGGCTCTGTTCCAAATTCATTTGTTAATTTGAGAAACTTGAACGTTCTATACCTCCGTGACAACCAACTTTCTGGTGAAATTCCTCAAGGAATTGGAGATTTCATGAACTTGACTAAACTACAAATAGACACAAACCAATTCACTGGCTTTCTGCCTCAAAACATTTGCCTCAGTGGCTCACTTCAGAATTTTTCCGCATTCAACAACCATTTCACAGGCCGAGTCCCCAAAAGCTTGAAAAATTGCTCCAGCTTAATCAGAGTCCGCTTAGATGGAAATCAACTCTCTGGTGATATATCTGATGATTTTGGAGTCTATCCAACCTTGAACTACATAGATCTAAGCTACAATAGATTTTCTGGCAAAATCTCAAGTAATTGGGGACAGTGTCCACAATTAGACACCCTAAAATTTGGTGGAAACAATATCACTGGTAGTATATCACTTGAGATTGGAAAATTGACTCAGGTTCATGTGCTTGATCTTTCTGAAAATCACATAGTTGGGGCTATTCCAAAAGAAATTGGAAAGTTGACTTCTCTAGAGAAATTGATGTTGAATGGCAATCAATTTTCGGGTGATATACCATCAGAACTTGGGTCATTGACTAATCTTGAATACCTTGATTTGTCCTCAAACAGATTGAAGAATTCAATTCCGAGTAATCTTGGggatttatcaaaattgaattACCTGAACTTAAGCCATAACAACTTTAGCCAAATGCTTCCAGTTCCCCTCATGAGCTTATTTCAGATCTCCGAAATGGATTTGAGTTTTAACTCTTTAAATGGAGAGATACCTTCAGAAATTAGCAGAATGCAGAGCTTGGAGAACCTCAATCTCTCCCACAATTATTTTTCTGGTTTCATTCCCACAGCCTTTGAAGAAATGCGTGCCTTGTTATACATTGACATATCATACAATGATTTTCAAGGTCCCATCCCCAGCAGCAAAGCCTTTCTAGGTGCTCCCATAGAAGCATTACAAGGGAACATGGGACTGTGTGGTAACGTTACAGGATTGGAGCGTTGTAATAACTCCTCAAAGGAGAGCCACAAAGTCGTGTTTCTTACTGTTTTCCCTATTCTGGGAGCACTTTTACTTCTATTTGCTTTCTTTGGAGTTGCTATCGccttcaaaagaagaaagaaagatccAGAATCAGAACAATCTGACATGCATGAAGTAGAATTTCTTGCAATGACAACTGTCAATGGAAGAACAATGTATCAAGAAATCATGAAGGCAACTAAGGCTTTTGATGACTTATATTGTATTGGGAAAGGAGGATGTGGAAGTGTTTATAAAGCAAAGCTGCCTTCTGGTGTTATATTTGCTGTGAAAAAACTCCACCCAGCACATGATGATCGAAGAGGATTCCAGAAAGAGTTCTTAAATGAGATAAGAGCATTGATCGAAATAAGGCATCGAAACATTGTTAAACTTTATGGCTTTTGTTCACATCCAGAACATCCATTTTTGGTTTATGACTACTTCGAAAGGGGTAGCTTGGCAAAAAT includes:
- the LOC121236805 gene encoding MDIS1-interacting receptor like kinase 2-like isoform X2, whose protein sequence is MGSSIFQKVCVLLISTVFFVELVSLSNPVFISASSQEATALLQWKDSLQNESQSNLSSWISPQNSPNNSSPNINQTSNPCMWFGISCNPGGSVIKLELNNSGLEGTLHGFSFSSFPNLSYIDLSGNNLFDSIPSQISYLSKLIYLDLSSNQLSGKIPPEIGLLTDLEVLSLGDNHLNGSILEDIGHLKSLSELSLFSNSLDGFIPVSLSNLSNLEYLHLYNNELSGFIPPEIGNLSNLVELFFDSNILTGLIPPTFGNLKRLTTLFLYNNSLSGPIPSELGNMGSLVQLSLQTNHLNGSIPPSLGDLGNLTLLHLYFNNLSGTIPDALGNLKRIQNLQLSRNQLHGSVPNSFVNLRNLNVLYLRDNQLSGEIPQGIGDFMNLTKLQIDTNQFTGFLPQNICLSGSLQNFSAFNNHFTGRVPKSLKNCSSLIRVRLDGNQLSGDISDDFGVYPTLNYIDLSYNRFSGKISSNWGQCPQLDTLKFGGNNITGSISLEIGKLTQVHVLDLSENHIVGAIPKEIGKLTSLEKLMLNGNQFSGDIPSELGSLTNLEYLDLSSNRLKNSIPSNLGDLSKLNYLNLSHNNFSQMLPVPLMSLFQISEMDLSFNSLNGEIPSEISRMQSLENLNLSHNYFSGFIPTAFEEMRALLYIDISYNDFQGPIPSSKAFLGAPIEALQGNMGLCGNVTGLERCNNSSKESHKVVFLTVFPILGALLLLFAFFGVAIAFKRRKKDPESEQSDMHEVEFLAMTTVNGRTMYQEIMKATKAFDDLYCIGKGGCGSVYKAKLPSGVIFAVKKLHPAHDDRRGFQKEFLNEIRALIEIRHRNIVKLYGFCSHPEHPFLVYDYFERGSLAKILENEDSAKVLDWNKRLNIVKGVAYALSYMHHDCVLPIIHRDISSRNILLDSQYDAHVSDFGTAKLLKLDTSNWSSLVGTYGYVAPELAYTMKVTEKCDVYSFGVLALEVLMGKHPGASHFPNM
- the LOC121236805 gene encoding MDIS1-interacting receptor like kinase 2-like isoform X1, producing MGSSIFQKVCVLLISTVFFVELVSLSNPVFISASSQEATALLQWKDSLQNESQSNLSSWISPQNSPNNSSPNINQTSNPCMWFGISCNPGGSVIKLELNNSGLEGTLHGFSFSSFPNLSYIDLSGNNLFDSIPSQISYLSKLIYLDLSSNQLSGKIPPEIGLLTDLEVLSLGDNHLNGSILEDIGHLKSLSELSLFSNSLDGFIPVSLSNLSNLEYLHLYNNELSGFIPPEIGNLSNLVELFFDSNILTGLIPPTFGNLKRLTTLFLYNNSLSGPIPSELGNMGSLVQLSLQTNHLNGSIPPSLGDLGNLTLLHLYFNNLSGTIPDALGNLKRIQNLQLSRNQLHGSVPNSFVNLRNLNVLYLRDNQLSGEIPQGIGDFMNLTKLQIDTNQFTGFLPQNICLSGSLQNFSAFNNHFTGRVPKSLKNCSSLIRVRLDGNQLSGDISDDFGVYPTLNYIDLSYNRFSGKISSNWGQCPQLDTLKFGGNNITGSISLEIGKLTQVHVLDLSENHIVGAIPKEIGKLTSLEKLMLNGNQFSGDIPSELGSLTNLEYLDLSSNRLKNSIPSNLGDLSKLNYLNLSHNNFSQMLPVPLMSLFQISEMDLSFNSLNGEIPSEISRMQSLENLNLSHNYFSGFIPTAFEEMRALLYIDISYNDFQGPIPSSKAFLGAPIEALQGNMGLCGNVTGLERCNNSSKESHKVVFLTVFPILGALLLLFAFFGVAIAFKRRKKDPESEQSDMHEVEFLAMTTVNGRTMYQEIMKATKAFDDLYCIGKGGCGSVYKAKLPSGVIFAVKKLHPAHDDRRGFQKEFLNEIRALIEIRHRNIVKLYGFCSHPEHPFLVYDYFERGSLAKILENEDSAKVLDWNKRLNIVKGVAYALSYMHHDCVLPIIHRDISSRNILLDSQYDAHVSDFGTAKLLKLDTSNWSSLVGTYGYVAPELAYTMKVTEKCDVYSFGVLALEVLMGKHPGDFLCSLSSPSAMKNIQLKDVLDRRLPFPQHVVEDELNTVVKLAIKCLDFQPQSRPTMHFISHVLQAQIALS